From Levilactobacillus zymae, a single genomic window includes:
- a CDS encoding NlpC/P60 family protein, giving the protein MKKTFAKIVLSLVATVAFAFTGAQLSQPTQAQAAKTMSYSKIQKVAKAQLGKPYGWGSTGPSRFDCSGFTSYVYKHAAKKVIPRTAQAQYNKYKHVSYKNIKKGDLVFFGGSKRSISHVGLYVGNGKMIDSQNRGVVTEAVHAPWWHAVGYARVGNVVVD; this is encoded by the coding sequence ATGAAGAAGACGTTCGCAAAAATTGTATTGTCCCTTGTCGCCACGGTGGCCTTTGCCTTCACCGGCGCCCAACTGAGCCAACCAACGCAAGCCCAAGCTGCCAAGACCATGTCCTACAGCAAGATTCAAAAGGTTGCTAAGGCCCAATTAGGTAAGCCTTACGGTTGGGGCTCCACTGGTCCTTCGCGCTTCGACTGCTCCGGGTTCACCAGCTACGTGTACAAGCACGCCGCTAAGAAAGTGATCCCCCGGACTGCCCAAGCCCAATACAACAAGTACAAGCACGTTTCTTACAAGAACATCAAGAAGGGTGACCTGGTCTTCTTCGGTGGGAGCAAGCGTTCTATCTCCCACGTCGGCTTATACGTCGGTAACGGTAAGATGATCGATTCCCAAAACCGTGGTGTGGTGACCGAAGCCGTTCACGCCCCTTGGTGGCACGCCGTTGGTTACGCCCGCGTAGGTAACGTGGTCGTCGACTAA
- a CDS encoding S9 family peptidase: MTATGVSARDLFRLKALSQPVAANGRYYFVENHMDQASDGYRAQINSVDDAGHQRVVATTGELNVQPAVTATTVFYAAKVGSAPAQLYRVPVAGGEPVVMATPGEAVNTVIAAADGQSVYFKTTETTERPKLPSPEAFPKPRHVERLINKADGYGWLPLHVTYRLRRYLPASDTVEEVFQRPYDFALTSVSTDGQLVTFLQDDQPANDRDFAHGAYCYNVATGEITNLTASLAQGRFADATIAPDGQTVALVGSDGRFDSQTVADLYFADLKTGELTDLTPDLAADCTSEFAADWTQQPGGKLVRWLDDQRVVFTAAYHAHSQLYVGTATGIELINDAAHEIVDFDVVDGDHVVLAVSAQTRPAELQTVTVSDHQVRAVYNPNAAYEQSHHYAQPQHFDYQAADGQALEGWYLPAQTKAPKTPVLLYVHGGPHANYGETFFYEFQVHANLGYGVVFVNPRGSTSYGQDFENAVNEHYGEGDYTDVMSGLDAALAKFPELDADRQYIAGGSYGGFMTLWTIGHTHRFAGAVAQRPVTNWISLYGTSDIGFYFNPRELGQDLFAKGGVASYWQQSPLAYAPQVTTPIRLLHGEWDMRCPISQSEEYFTAVKQTGVDADFVRYPQSFHGVSRAGLPSLKIQRILDMDEWFTAHPSVEK, encoded by the coding sequence ATGACAGCAACAGGGGTTAGTGCACGAGATTTATTCCGATTAAAGGCGCTCTCGCAGCCGGTAGCGGCGAACGGGCGGTATTATTTTGTGGAAAATCACATGGATCAAGCGAGCGATGGTTATCGCGCGCAGATTAACAGCGTGGATGATGCCGGGCACCAACGCGTGGTGGCAACCACCGGTGAACTTAACGTGCAACCGGCCGTGACCGCCACGACCGTCTTCTACGCGGCTAAGGTGGGTTCAGCACCCGCGCAACTCTATCGGGTACCCGTCGCGGGCGGTGAACCGGTCGTGATGGCGACGCCGGGCGAAGCCGTGAACACCGTGATTGCGGCGGCGGACGGCCAAAGCGTCTACTTTAAGACCACCGAGACCACGGAACGGCCCAAGTTACCCAGTCCCGAAGCGTTTCCTAAGCCCCGGCACGTCGAACGCCTGATCAATAAGGCGGACGGGTACGGGTGGTTACCGCTGCACGTGACCTACCGCTTACGCCGCTACTTACCGGCTAGTGACACCGTAGAGGAGGTTTTCCAGCGGCCGTACGACTTCGCGTTGACCTCGGTCAGCACCGACGGCCAGTTGGTCACGTTCTTACAGGACGACCAACCGGCCAACGACCGCGACTTCGCGCACGGCGCCTATTGCTATAATGTGGCGACTGGGGAAATCACGAATCTGACGGCCAGTCTGGCCCAGGGCCGGTTTGCCGACGCGACCATCGCGCCCGACGGCCAAACCGTTGCCTTAGTCGGCAGTGACGGCCGGTTCGATTCCCAAACCGTAGCCGACCTCTATTTCGCCGACCTGAAAACCGGGGAATTGACCGATTTGACGCCCGATTTAGCGGCGGACTGCACCTCCGAATTTGCGGCCGACTGGACCCAACAGCCCGGTGGTAAGCTGGTCCGCTGGTTGGATGACCAGCGGGTAGTCTTCACGGCGGCCTACCACGCCCATAGTCAGTTATACGTGGGCACGGCGACTGGCATCGAGTTAATCAACGACGCCGCTCACGAAATCGTCGACTTTGACGTGGTCGATGGCGATCACGTGGTCTTAGCGGTCTCCGCGCAGACCCGGCCGGCGGAACTGCAAACGGTCACGGTTAGTGATCACCAGGTCCGCGCCGTGTACAATCCCAACGCGGCTTACGAGCAGAGTCACCATTACGCCCAACCGCAACATTTCGACTACCAGGCAGCCGACGGGCAAGCTTTAGAAGGCTGGTATCTCCCCGCCCAGACTAAGGCACCCAAGACGCCGGTCCTGTTGTACGTCCACGGGGGCCCGCACGCCAACTACGGAGAGACCTTCTTCTACGAGTTTCAAGTGCACGCCAACTTAGGTTACGGCGTGGTCTTCGTGAACCCACGGGGGTCGACCAGCTACGGGCAGGACTTCGAAAACGCGGTCAACGAACACTACGGTGAGGGCGACTATACCGACGTGATGAGCGGATTAGACGCGGCGTTAGCCAAGTTCCCCGAGTTAGATGCCGACCGGCAATACATCGCCGGCGGGTCCTACGGGGGCTTCATGACGCTCTGGACCATCGGCCACACGCACCGCTTTGCCGGCGCGGTCGCTCAACGGCCCGTGACCAACTGGATCAGTCTATACGGGACCAGCGATATCGGCTTTTACTTCAACCCACGGGAACTGGGGCAAGACCTCTTCGCGAAGGGGGGCGTGGCGTCGTATTGGCAACAATCACCGTTAGCCTACGCGCCACAGGTCACGACCCCAATTCGGTTATTGCACGGTGAATGGGACATGCGCTGCCCCATCAGCCAATCCGAGGAATACTTCACGGCGGTCAAGCAGACCGGTGTGGACGCGGACTTCGTGCGGTACCCGCAAAGCTTCCACGGGGTTTCTCGCGCTGGTTTACCGAGTCTGAAAATTCAACGCATCTTAGACATGGACGAGTGGTTTACGGCCCACCCATCCGTGGAAAAATAG
- a CDS encoding oxidoreductase, with product MKIAIAGAGAMGSRFGVMLQQAGNDVTLIDNWADHVRAIQTQGLRVTKDGHDTVVPMTAALPQDVHQTFDLIILFTKAMQMDHMLQALNAQLSNHPAVLVLANGIGNVETIERYVPKENIIAGTTVWSSSLTGPGHISVTGTGSISLQAIVPDQFPDLDQIIATLNTAGLKASPAPDVLAAIWKKAGLNSVLNTYCTLFDCNIAEFGALPNWRTLTASVLDEFQAVATAANVAFDAQVDTDLIAAQFAPDKNGDHYPSMHQDMAHRRPTEIDFLNGYVAKLGAQLHVPAPTNALLTQLIHSQEALHGIA from the coding sequence ATGAAAATTGCAATTGCCGGTGCGGGTGCCATGGGCAGCCGCTTTGGGGTCATGCTGCAGCAAGCGGGTAACGACGTCACGTTGATCGACAACTGGGCCGACCATGTGCGGGCGATCCAGACTCAGGGCTTACGGGTAACTAAAGACGGCCACGACACCGTAGTGCCCATGACCGCCGCGCTGCCCCAAGACGTCCACCAGACCTTCGATCTGATCATTCTCTTCACGAAGGCCATGCAGATGGACCACATGCTGCAGGCGTTGAACGCTCAGCTCAGCAACCACCCGGCCGTCCTGGTCTTAGCCAACGGGATCGGCAATGTTGAAACCATCGAGCGTTACGTGCCTAAGGAAAACATCATTGCCGGCACCACGGTTTGGTCCTCTAGTCTGACCGGACCGGGACACATCTCGGTCACCGGGACCGGGAGCATCTCCCTGCAGGCCATCGTGCCCGACCAGTTCCCCGACCTCGACCAAATCATCGCGACGCTGAACACTGCCGGTCTCAAAGCCAGCCCCGCGCCCGACGTTCTGGCCGCCATCTGGAAGAAGGCAGGCTTAAACAGCGTGCTGAATACCTACTGCACCCTCTTCGACTGCAACATCGCCGAATTTGGGGCGTTACCCAACTGGCGGACCCTAACCGCTAGCGTCCTCGACGAATTCCAGGCTGTCGCCACCGCGGCTAACGTGGCCTTCGACGCCCAGGTCGATACCGACCTCATCGCCGCCCAGTTCGCACCAGATAAGAACGGGGACCATTACCCCTCGATGCACCAGGATATGGCCCACCGGCGGCCCACAGAAATTGATTTTCTGAACGGTTACGTGGCCAAGCTGGGCGCCCAACTCCACGTTCCCGCTCCCACGAACGCATTGTTGACCCAACTGATTCATAGTCAAGAGGCCCTGCACGGGATTGCTTAA
- the spx gene encoding transcriptional regulator Spx: MINLYIAPSSASSRKARAWLKEHDIAFQERNIKSKPLNAAEVKQILRLTENGSEDIISTRSNIFKQLHVDLDSLSVSQLVDLVVKYPDLIKRPIIFDDKRLEVGYNEEEIRRFLPREVRTAELHHLESQLSS, encoded by the coding sequence ATGATTAATTTGTATATTGCACCAAGTAGTGCATCCAGTCGGAAGGCACGCGCATGGTTGAAGGAACACGATATTGCGTTTCAAGAACGGAATATCAAGTCCAAGCCATTGAACGCTGCCGAGGTTAAGCAGATTTTGCGCCTGACCGAGAATGGCAGTGAAGACATTATCTCGACGCGGTCAAACATCTTTAAGCAACTCCACGTCGACCTCGATAGCTTGTCCGTTAGTCAATTAGTTGATCTGGTGGTGAAGTATCCAGACCTCATCAAGCGGCCCATCATCTTTGATGATAAGCGCTTGGAAGTTGGGTACAACGAAGAAGAGATTCGCCGGTTCTTACCTCGTGAGGTACGGACGGCTGAATTACACCATTTGGAATCTCAATTGAGTTCTTAA
- a CDS encoding sodium:proton antiporter, with product MEIFYAVVLLIVATIAANLVYPYFPVIPQAFYQIFAGALLSLVPFFHHFVLEPEMFMLIIIAPLMFYDGQNADTHALRKHIPSVLSMAVILAVLTVILMGYVSHAMVAGIPLALAFALAAIVTPTDAVAVSSITTNMAVPEKVMGMLERESLFNDASGLVAFNLALTAFITGEFSVRDGVEHFFIVFLGGLLIGAILGIVFIWGRIYLVQSGMDSTSVIVPYDILTPFIIYLAVEHFELSGILAVVAAGLLRSAASKQIRLSSTQLQLVSRSTWRILTSILNGFVFVLLGVSLPTVWHNIQAEHTTALPSYILLAVVLYLVMFVLRYLWIRFDWAMIHSAPKDQRHHALVGALSGIHGTITLAMAFSLPLTFHGQAFPFRNTMIFIAAVVIILSLLVPAIVLPLILPSREQPIDPEMAKRERQNLITYATQQLILEHPEHKAETQAVVAILNSQYGDHRPNRKLVKELMRQANQVEVASVQKLADHNQVGPAYANRYVRGLIWRTRTNGQLSFAGFGLWLRYVGHRVTHRLRHRKNRNHHDRRRQQLRTTDGQNAVVNAQREQVHANLRAVFSLMETQGYNDVMDYLTANTTADNQAEINAVRTYYNTRHRRFTQNDTSELQNELFIQAFQYEYNYVRQQRLRHAIPNALADDLYQQISTDQMLYMQEITEA from the coding sequence TTGGAAATCTTCTATGCTGTCGTGCTCCTCATTGTGGCCACGATTGCGGCGAACTTAGTCTACCCCTACTTTCCCGTAATTCCGCAAGCTTTCTATCAGATTTTTGCCGGGGCATTACTCTCTTTGGTGCCCTTTTTTCACCATTTCGTGCTTGAACCCGAAATGTTCATGCTCATCATCATTGCACCATTGATGTTCTATGACGGCCAAAACGCCGACACCCATGCCCTCCGTAAGCACATTCCCTCGGTCCTCTCCATGGCCGTGATTCTGGCCGTCCTGACCGTGATCTTAATGGGCTACGTCAGTCACGCCATGGTTGCCGGTATTCCGTTGGCCCTGGCCTTCGCACTGGCCGCCATCGTGACACCGACCGATGCCGTGGCAGTCTCGTCAATCACCACCAACATGGCGGTGCCCGAAAAAGTGATGGGGATGCTCGAACGCGAATCCCTCTTCAACGACGCCTCCGGTTTGGTCGCCTTCAACTTAGCCCTGACCGCCTTTATCACCGGTGAGTTTTCCGTTCGCGACGGGGTGGAACACTTCTTCATTGTCTTTTTAGGGGGCCTCCTGATTGGGGCGATCTTGGGAATTGTCTTCATCTGGGGACGGATCTACCTGGTGCAGTCGGGGATGGATTCCACCAGCGTGATCGTACCTTACGACATCCTGACCCCGTTTATCATTTACCTGGCCGTCGAACACTTCGAGCTTTCCGGTATCCTGGCCGTCGTGGCCGCCGGGTTACTCCGGAGCGCCGCTAGCAAGCAAATCCGTCTCTCGAGTACGCAACTACAGCTGGTTTCCCGGTCAACCTGGCGGATCTTGACCAGTATTCTCAACGGCTTCGTCTTTGTTCTCTTGGGCGTGTCACTCCCAACCGTGTGGCACAACATCCAAGCCGAGCACACCACGGCCCTACCTAGCTACATCTTATTAGCGGTAGTCCTGTACCTTGTGATGTTTGTGCTGCGCTACCTCTGGATTCGCTTCGATTGGGCGATGATTCACTCCGCTCCGAAAGACCAACGCCACCATGCCTTGGTCGGAGCGTTATCGGGCATTCACGGAACCATTACGTTGGCCATGGCCTTTTCCTTACCATTGACGTTCCACGGTCAGGCCTTTCCGTTTAGAAATACCATGATTTTCATCGCCGCCGTGGTCATCATTTTAAGCCTATTAGTCCCCGCCATCGTCTTGCCGCTGATTCTGCCTAGCAGAGAACAGCCGATTGATCCGGAGATGGCTAAACGCGAACGGCAAAACCTGATTACTTACGCCACTCAACAATTAATCCTGGAACATCCCGAACACAAGGCCGAGACCCAGGCCGTCGTGGCCATCCTTAATAGTCAATACGGGGATCACCGGCCTAACCGTAAGTTGGTGAAGGAACTCATGCGCCAGGCCAACCAGGTCGAGGTCGCCAGTGTTCAAAAACTGGCTGATCATAATCAAGTCGGCCCCGCCTACGCCAACCGCTACGTCCGGGGCTTGATCTGGCGCACCAGAACCAACGGTCAGCTCTCCTTTGCCGGCTTCGGACTGTGGCTGCGCTATGTCGGTCACCGGGTAACCCACCGTCTGCGCCACCGAAAGAACCGGAATCATCACGACCGGCGCCGCCAGCAACTACGGACGACCGACGGCCAGAACGCCGTGGTCAACGCCCAACGTGAACAGGTCCACGCGAACCTGCGAGCCGTTTTCAGCTTAATGGAAACTCAGGGGTATAACGACGTGATGGACTACCTGACCGCGAACACGACCGCCGACAATCAAGCCGAAATCAACGCCGTGCGGACCTATTACAACACCCGGCACCGCCGGTTTACACAAAATGACACCAGCGAACTGCAAAACGAGTTGTTCATTCAGGCGTTTCAGTACGAATACAACTACGTCCGCCAACAACGCCTGCGTCACGCGATTCCTAACGCGTTGGCCGACGACCTCTACCAACAGATTTCGACCGATCAGATGCTTTACATGCAAGAGATTACCGAAGCTTAA
- a CDS encoding bifunctional metallophosphatase/5'-nucleotidase — protein sequence MKLTILSTSDTHGYVFPTNYVKKGSKQGFGLARAATVVAREQAAADGPVVAIENGDFLEGSPLAYYVARVQPDRDPAPLMNIYNQINYDCGILGNHEFNYGQEYLQTAIRDAKRQILCANILDRNGDPEYGKPYTIIKKAGIKIGVLGLTTQAVYKWEKATNISGLQFESAFVAAKKYVPIIREQADIVVVCYHGGFERDLATGEPNDIHVGENEAYHMLAEIPGIDAMVTGHQHRQIATALFDIPTTQPGFRGQAVGKITLDLKRDANGQVTVINHDSELVSAANAPLDPKVIDAAAPLNSRVGHWLDQPLGHINGDMTFHDPFKARIHETPYIEFIQQVQMATMGADISATALFSDEALGFENPITMRNIMTNYVYPNGLSLLNITGADLKAALEVSARYFTIVDDQITVNPAFVHPKHRQYNYDMYEGITYTLNIAQPMGHRVEDLTYHGQPVRPDQPLRIVLNQYRAVGGGHYSMYEASKIVAESQSPMSELIADYLQEHPVVEATTNDNFKVINDPHELTD from the coding sequence ATGAAGCTGACAATTCTATCAACCAGCGATACACACGGGTACGTTTTTCCCACGAACTACGTGAAGAAGGGCAGTAAGCAAGGTTTCGGCCTCGCCCGTGCTGCCACGGTGGTTGCACGCGAACAAGCCGCGGCAGATGGTCCGGTGGTGGCCATCGAAAACGGAGATTTCCTGGAAGGGTCACCCTTGGCCTACTATGTCGCCCGGGTGCAGCCCGACCGCGACCCCGCCCCACTCATGAACATCTACAACCAGATCAATTACGATTGCGGCATTCTGGGTAACCATGAATTTAACTACGGCCAAGAGTACCTGCAGACGGCCATTCGCGATGCCAAACGGCAGATCTTATGTGCCAACATCTTGGACCGTAACGGCGACCCCGAATACGGTAAACCCTACACCATCATCAAAAAGGCGGGGATCAAGATTGGCGTGCTGGGGCTCACCACCCAAGCCGTCTATAAATGGGAGAAAGCCACTAATATTAGTGGCCTGCAATTCGAATCGGCCTTCGTCGCCGCCAAGAAATACGTGCCAATTATCCGGGAACAGGCCGATATCGTGGTGGTCTGTTACCACGGCGGCTTCGAAAGAGATCTGGCCACCGGCGAACCGAACGACATCCACGTGGGCGAAAACGAAGCCTACCATATGCTAGCCGAGATTCCCGGCATCGACGCCATGGTCACCGGTCACCAACACCGGCAGATTGCCACGGCGCTCTTCGACATTCCCACGACCCAACCCGGCTTTCGGGGACAGGCCGTGGGCAAGATTACTCTCGACCTTAAGCGCGACGCTAACGGGCAGGTCACGGTGATCAACCACGACTCCGAATTGGTTTCGGCGGCCAACGCGCCATTAGACCCCAAGGTGATTGACGCTGCGGCCCCGCTCAATTCACGCGTAGGTCATTGGCTGGATCAGCCCTTAGGCCACATCAACGGCGACATGACCTTTCACGACCCGTTCAAGGCGCGGATTCACGAAACGCCCTACATCGAGTTCATCCAGCAGGTTCAGATGGCCACCATGGGCGCCGACATTTCGGCCACAGCCCTGTTCAGTGACGAGGCCCTCGGGTTTGAAAATCCGATTACCATGCGCAATATCATGACCAACTACGTCTATCCCAACGGGTTGTCGCTGTTAAACATCACGGGGGCCGACTTAAAGGCCGCCTTAGAGGTTTCCGCACGATACTTCACCATTGTAGACGATCAGATTACCGTCAATCCGGCGTTCGTGCACCCCAAACACCGGCAATATAACTATGACATGTACGAAGGCATCACCTATACGCTCAACATCGCCCAACCGATGGGCCACCGCGTCGAGGATCTGACCTACCACGGCCAGCCAGTCCGACCGGATCAACCGCTCCGGATCGTCTTGAACCAGTACCGCGCCGTGGGCGGGGGCCACTACAGCATGTACGAGGCCAGCAAGATCGTTGCGGAGAGTCAAAGTCCGATGAGTGAACTGATTGCCGACTACCTGCAAGAACACCCCGTCGTCGAGGCCACCACCAACGATAACTTCAAGGTGATTAACGACCCCCACGAGCTCACCGATTAA